A region from the Rubrivirga sp. SAORIC476 genome encodes:
- a CDS encoding cytochrome-c peroxidase, with the protein MLRLASLIVFSVVAIGATFATRSSGTPVLPATPYDYEGVALPLHLQDNSILRWDSTPADNPITDAGATLGRVLFYDVRLSRNETVSCASCHRQEHGFSDPRPLSVGFQGEPTDRNSMTLSFARYDRTQRFFWDVRTRSLETLALEPIQNPVEMGLTLDEMTTRLQATDFYPGLFADAFGTPEITSDRVARALSQFVRSIVASNSRYDAAREAQVDVFGRPLDGLTEQENQGLELFFGRGRCEECHSGDMFMGTGPTDNGLDATVPEGSSGRGVFKTVSLRNVALTAPYMHDGRFATLEEVVDHYSSGIQPSPRLDPRLRGRDGEPKQRNFSDEERAALVAFLNTLTDTTLATDPRWSDPFAVGSAEGARP; encoded by the coding sequence ATGCTGCGTCTCGCTTCGCTCATCGTGTTCTCCGTGGTCGCCATCGGCGCGACCTTCGCGACCCGCTCAAGCGGGACGCCCGTGTTGCCCGCCACCCCCTACGACTACGAGGGCGTCGCGCTGCCCCTCCATCTCCAGGACAACTCGATCCTGCGCTGGGATTCCACCCCGGCCGACAACCCGATCACGGACGCGGGCGCCACGCTGGGGCGCGTGCTCTTCTACGATGTGCGGCTGTCCCGCAACGAGACGGTGTCGTGCGCCTCGTGTCACCGCCAGGAGCACGGTTTTTCAGACCCGAGGCCGCTGAGCGTCGGGTTCCAGGGCGAGCCGACCGATCGCAATTCGATGACCCTCTCCTTCGCCCGGTACGACCGCACCCAGCGGTTCTTCTGGGACGTCCGCACCCGGTCGCTGGAGACGTTGGCCCTGGAGCCCATCCAGAACCCGGTCGAGATGGGCCTGACGCTGGACGAGATGACGACCCGCCTCCAGGCGACCGACTTTTACCCGGGCCTGTTCGCGGACGCTTTCGGCACGCCCGAGATTACGAGCGACCGGGTCGCGCGGGCCCTGTCGCAGTTCGTCCGCTCCATCGTGGCCTCCAACTCTCGCTACGATGCCGCCCGCGAGGCCCAGGTGGACGTGTTCGGGCGGCCCCTGGATGGGCTGACAGAGCAGGAGAACCAGGGGCTGGAGCTGTTCTTCGGTCGCGGACGCTGTGAGGAATGCCACTCCGGCGACATGTTCATGGGCACCGGCCCCACCGACAACGGCCTGGACGCGACGGTCCCCGAGGGGAGCAGCGGCCGGGGCGTCTTCAAGACGGTGTCGCTCCGCAACGTGGCGCTCACGGCGCCCTACATGCATGACGGCCGCTTCGCGACGCTGGAAGAGGTGGTGGACCACTACAGTTCGGGCATCCAGCCCAGCCCCCGCCTGGACCCCCGCCTCCGGGGACGCGACGGAGAACCGAAGCAGAGGAACTTCAGCGACGAGGAGCGCGCCGCTCTCGTGGCGTTCCTGAACACGCTCACCGACACCACGCTCGCGACCGACCCGAGGTGGTCGGACCCGTTCGCCGTCGGGTCGGCAGAGGGGGCGCGCCCCTGA